The following proteins are co-located in the Deltaproteobacteria bacterium genome:
- a CDS encoding phosphoribosylaminoimidazolesuccinocarboxamide synthase: MLSDIVPNHMISIDVDTFPPAARAHAETLRGRSMLCRKAKPFPIECVVRGYLSGSGWAEYREKGEVCGIPLPKGMRESDRLPEPIFTPATKEEKGHHDENVTFDRMVKVVGKETAEKVRSIVVALYNKAAAYAMGKGILIADTKFELGTADGELILIDEALTPDSSRFWPAAGYEPGGPQKSFDKQFVRDYLLTLPWNKTAPGPRLPAEVVEKTALKYREALTILTGKDIG, encoded by the coding sequence ATGCTTTCCGACATCGTCCCCAACCACATGATCTCCATCGACGTCGACACCTTCCCGCCGGCGGCCAGGGCGCACGCCGAAACGCTGCGGGGCCGATCGATGCTGTGCCGGAAGGCGAAGCCGTTTCCGATCGAATGCGTCGTCCGCGGGTACCTCTCCGGATCGGGGTGGGCGGAGTACCGGGAGAAGGGCGAGGTGTGCGGCATCCCGCTGCCGAAGGGGATGCGCGAGTCGGACCGCCTCCCGGAGCCGATCTTCACCCCCGCCACCAAGGAGGAGAAGGGGCACCACGACGAGAACGTCACCTTCGACCGGATGGTGAAGGTCGTCGGGAAGGAGACGGCGGAGAAGGTGCGCTCGATCGTCGTCGCCCTCTACAACAAGGCGGCCGCGTATGCCATGGGGAAGGGGATCCTCATCGCCGACACGAAGTTCGAGCTGGGGACCGCGGACGGAGAGCTGATCCTGATCGACGAGGCGCTCACCCCCGACTCCTCCCGGTTCTGGCCCGCCGCCGGCTACGAGCCCGGGGGGCCGCAGAAGAGCTTCGACAAGCAGTTCGTGCGCGACTACCTGCTGACGCTTCCGTGGAACAAGACGGCGCCGGGGCCTCGCCTTCCCGCGGAGGTGGTCGAGAAGACCGCGCTCAAGTACCGCGAGGCGCTCACGATCCTCACCGGAAAAGACATCGGGTAG